The window CGAACCCGAACCTTCCTCCCGCCCTCTACCTTCCGACGGGCCCGGCCAGCGCCGAGACCGAAGGCGCGTCGATCGAGCTGCGCCGCACCCCGGACGGCCGCACCGCCCTGGTCGCGTTCACCGCGCTCGACCGGCTGATCGACTGCTGCGGCGAGCACCAGCCGTGGGTGCTGGT of the Amycolatopsis sp. NBC_01488 genome contains:
- a CDS encoding SAV_915 family protein encodes the protein MTNPNLPPALYLPTGPASAETEGASIELRRTPDGRTALVAFTALDRLIDCCGEHQPWVLVNTEHLPKVHAANPYDVIVLDSPLPQELRHHV